Proteins encoded within one genomic window of Sphingosinicella ginsenosidimutans:
- a CDS encoding TIR domain-containing protein: MTGHVFVSHGSDDSQEANALAALIESKGVVAWIAPRDVRPGQDYSEQLQAAIESCAAFVVLVSDKANKSPFVRAETEMAFSTSKPIYPVRMSDVQPAAGLAFFLKLKHWTDAFGPEREANIARLMRELEAFAGTRFDPAPPPASPVPPPPPPPPPAPAQPPAAPLGPGAIVPPTRQPLPADTSLIEAAIGANQSYYLEHWRRMEARNKSYDWNWPACLFNVFWFAFRKMWWPAVALGILWLVASVMMADPANKAMLKLGLVVLIAPSFVTGAFANRWYRTHVERLVAATAGMERDRARAQLAASGGISPLGLIVSIVAVLFLSLLATLPFAVERAVREQQQLLQDQANPTVPAGDDGAAGGKPPPDPAEEETQPAY; encoded by the coding sequence ATGACCGGGCACGTCTTCGTCAGCCACGGATCGGACGACAGCCAGGAAGCGAACGCGCTTGCCGCGCTGATCGAATCGAAGGGCGTCGTCGCCTGGATCGCGCCGCGCGACGTGCGCCCCGGCCAGGATTATTCGGAGCAGCTCCAGGCCGCGATCGAAAGCTGCGCCGCCTTCGTCGTCCTGGTGTCGGACAAGGCGAACAAATCGCCCTTCGTCCGCGCCGAGACCGAAATGGCCTTTTCCACCTCCAAGCCGATCTATCCGGTGCGGATGAGCGACGTGCAGCCGGCCGCGGGCCTCGCCTTCTTCCTCAAGCTGAAGCACTGGACGGACGCCTTCGGCCCGGAGCGCGAGGCCAATATCGCCCGGCTGATGCGCGAGCTGGAGGCGTTCGCGGGCACCCGGTTCGATCCCGCCCCGCCGCCCGCGTCGCCGGTCCCTCCGCCGCCTCCACCGCCGCCTCCAGCGCCCGCGCAGCCGCCCGCCGCGCCGCTCGGCCCCGGGGCGATCGTCCCGCCGACGCGTCAGCCGCTGCCTGCCGATACCAGCCTGATCGAGGCCGCGATCGGCGCCAACCAGTCTTATTATCTGGAACATTGGCGGCGGATGGAGGCGCGGAACAAATCCTATGACTGGAACTGGCCGGCCTGCCTGTTCAACGTCTTCTGGTTCGCCTTCCGCAAGATGTGGTGGCCCGCCGTCGCGCTGGGCATCCTCTGGCTCGTTGCCAGCGTGATGATGGCGGATCCCGCGAACAAGGCGATGCTGAAGCTTGGACTGGTCGTGCTGATCGCGCCGTCCTTCGTCACCGGCGCCTTCGCCAACCGCTGGTATCGCACCCATGTCGAGCGCCTCGTCGCAGCGACGGCGGGCATGGAGCGCGATCGCGCCCGGGCCCAGCTCGCCGCCAGTGGCGGGATTTCGCCCCTCGGCCTGATCGTCTCGATCGTCGCGGTTCTGTTCCTCTCCCTGCTGGCGACCTTGCCCTTCGCGGTCGAACGGGCGGTCCGTGAGCAACAGCAGCTGTTGCAGGATCAGGCCAACCCGACGGTGCCGGCGGGCGACGATGGCGCCGCCGGCGGGAAGCCGCCCCCCGATCCCGCCGAAGAGGAAACGCAGCCCGCTTATTGA
- a CDS encoding AMP-binding protein: MIAEIPDLLAKRAALKPAAIALEDGVTGRSLTYAALDARAGAAAAMLAARGIGEGDRVAILCRNRIELFELLFACARIGAILVPLSWRMPAAELDLLIADCAPTLLIVGGEDLATARALADAPAILSLDEDYEAALAAAPRRAARPHWPAPDTWYLIYTSGTTGRPKGVICTYRMALANYVNITSAAGIGAADSTVSFLPHFHTAGINLHALPTLISGGRVIVLPGFDTDALVALLAARRIDTFFAVPTVYRALLAHPGFATLPLDHVRHWGCGGAPLPDAIALACRDLGIRLCNGMGMTETGPTAFLMDPADAWDRIGSVGKPQLLCSARIVDEAGRDVSDGAVGELLFGGPGVTPGYWRNPEATRAAFTSDGWLRSGDLARRDADGFYHVVGRRKEMFISGGANVYPAEVENVLAAHPAVADVAVIGESDPQWGEAGHAFVQLASGAQADATALAAYCRARLAAYKVPARFEFVDDFPRTSAGKIRKNLLVAQCKTCR; encoded by the coding sequence ATGATCGCGGAAATTCCCGATCTGCTCGCCAAGCGGGCGGCGCTGAAGCCGGCGGCGATCGCGCTCGAAGACGGCGTGACCGGCCGGTCGCTGACCTATGCCGCGCTCGATGCGCGCGCCGGCGCCGCGGCGGCGATGCTCGCGGCGCGCGGGATCGGCGAGGGAGACAGGGTCGCGATCCTGTGCCGCAACCGGATCGAGCTTTTCGAGCTGCTTTTCGCCTGTGCCCGCATCGGCGCGATCCTGGTGCCGCTGAGCTGGCGGATGCCTGCCGCCGAGCTCGATCTGCTGATCGCCGATTGCGCCCCAACGTTGCTGATCGTCGGCGGCGAGGACCTGGCGACGGCCCGCGCGCTCGCCGATGCCCCGGCGATCCTGTCGCTCGACGAGGATTATGAAGCCGCCCTCGCCGCCGCGCCCCGCCGCGCCGCGCGGCCCCACTGGCCCGCGCCCGACACCTGGTATCTGATCTACACGTCCGGCACGACCGGCCGGCCCAAGGGCGTGATCTGCACCTACCGGATGGCGCTCGCCAATTACGTCAACATCACCTCGGCCGCGGGGATCGGCGCGGCGGACAGCACCGTCTCCTTCCTGCCCCATTTCCACACCGCCGGAATCAATCTCCACGCCTTGCCGACCCTGATCTCGGGCGGACGCGTGATCGTGCTTCCCGGCTTCGACACGGACGCGCTGGTCGCGCTGCTCGCGGCGCGGCGGATCGACACCTTCTTCGCGGTGCCGACCGTCTATCGGGCCCTGCTCGCTCATCCCGGATTCGCGACGCTGCCGCTCGATCATGTCCGCCACTGGGGATGCGGCGGCGCGCCGCTTCCCGACGCGATCGCCCTCGCCTGCCGCGATCTCGGCATCCGGCTGTGCAACGGCATGGGGATGACCGAGACCGGGCCGACCGCCTTTCTCATGGACCCGGCCGACGCCTGGGACCGGATCGGATCGGTCGGCAAGCCCCAGCTTCTGTGCAGCGCGCGGATCGTCGACGAGGCGGGACGGGACGTTTCCGACGGAGCGGTCGGCGAGCTGCTGTTCGGCGGGCCTGGCGTGACCCCCGGCTATTGGCGCAATCCCGAGGCGACCCGCGCCGCCTTCACCAGCGACGGATGGCTGCGGTCGGGCGATCTCGCCCGGCGCGACGCCGACGGCTTCTATCACGTCGTCGGCCGGCGCAAGGAGATGTTCATTTCCGGCGGCGCCAACGTCTACCCGGCCGAGGTCGAGAATGTGCTCGCCGCGCATCCGGCGGTGGCCGACGTGGCGGTGATCGGCGAAAGCGACCCGCAATGGGGCGAGGCCGGCCACGCCTTCGTGCAGCTTGCCAGCGGCGCGCAGGCGGACGCCACCGCACTCGCCGCCTACTGCCGCGCCCGCCTCGCCGCCTACAAGGTCCCCGCGCGATTCGAATTCGTCGACGATTTCCCGCGCACGTCGGCAGGCAAGATCCGCAAGAACCTGCTTGTCGCCCAATGCAAGACCTGTCGGTGA
- a CDS encoding TetR/AcrR family transcriptional regulator: MNDMGQAAVSADKAPRTERGRRTVRKLLEAAAQEFGARGFHEAAITGITGRAGVALGTFYTYFESKEELFRALVRDMSHAVRQHVAEAVRGAGDRIAAERIGLAAFIAFTRQHPELYRIIEEAQFVAEDVYREHYRTFAAGYARNLAAARARGEISEGPDELRAWALIGMSVFLGMRYGIWDEDMSPAEVADRAIDLVSEGLRAR, from the coding sequence ATGAACGACATGGGCCAGGCCGCCGTTTCGGCCGACAAGGCGCCCCGCACCGAGCGCGGCCGGCGGACGGTGCGAAAGCTGCTCGAGGCGGCGGCGCAGGAATTCGGCGCACGCGGCTTCCACGAAGCGGCGATCACGGGGATCACCGGCCGTGCCGGCGTCGCGCTCGGCACCTTCTACACTTATTTCGAGAGCAAGGAGGAGCTGTTCCGGGCGCTCGTGCGCGACATGAGCCATGCGGTGCGCCAGCATGTCGCCGAGGCGGTTCGCGGCGCCGGCGACCGCATCGCCGCCGAACGGATCGGGCTTGCCGCCTTCATCGCCTTCACGCGCCAGCATCCCGAGCTCTACCGGATCATCGAGGAGGCGCAGTTCGTCGCCGAGGACGTCTATCGCGAGCATTACCGGACCTTCGCCGCCGGCTATGCGCGCAACCTTGCCGCGGCGCGCGCGCGCGGCGAGATTTCGGAAGGCCCGGACGAGCTGCGCGCCTGGGCGCTGATCGGGATGAGCGTGTTCCTGGGGATGCGCTATGGGATCTGGGACGAGGATATGAGCCCGGCCGAGGTCGCGGACCGGGCGATCGACCTCGTGTCCGAGGGCCTTCGCGCGCGATGA
- a CDS encoding alpha/beta fold hydrolase, whose protein sequence is MAGFTASDGAHIAYRDVGQGTPIVLLHGLMAHGGFFEKQAPLADRFRLISIDLRGHGGSRMAGGRPTVERIAADVAELAEALDLESAVGVGWSLGATVLWHVLDGPAGARFAGAVVIDMTARVLNDAEWDLGLSIEACEARSAAIRDDFDSFARAAGEAIFAQPVTAEHRALADWAAGEFAANDAAAIGAVWESLVRQDVRALLAGIRHPTLIVHGAKSQLYGADTADHLVAALPQAHAVRFEGSGHAPHLEEPDLFNRTLEDFAGRLTRAASSRNP, encoded by the coding sequence TTGGCAGGGTTCACCGCTTCAGACGGGGCGCATATCGCCTATCGCGACGTCGGGCAGGGCACGCCGATCGTGCTGCTGCACGGCCTGATGGCGCATGGCGGCTTCTTCGAAAAGCAGGCGCCGCTCGCCGATCGCTTCCGCCTGATCTCGATCGACCTGCGCGGCCACGGAGGCTCGCGCATGGCGGGAGGCCGGCCGACCGTCGAGCGGATCGCCGCCGATGTCGCCGAGCTCGCCGAGGCGCTCGATCTCGAAAGCGCGGTCGGGGTCGGCTGGTCGCTCGGCGCCACCGTTCTGTGGCACGTGCTCGACGGCCCGGCCGGCGCGCGCTTCGCCGGCGCGGTCGTGATCGACATGACCGCGCGCGTGCTGAACGACGCGGAATGGGATCTCGGCCTTTCGATCGAGGCGTGCGAAGCGCGCAGCGCCGCGATCCGCGATGATTTCGACAGCTTCGCTCGCGCTGCCGGCGAGGCGATCTTCGCGCAGCCCGTGACGGCGGAGCATCGGGCGCTTGCCGATTGGGCTGCGGGCGAGTTCGCCGCCAACGATGCGGCGGCGATCGGCGCGGTGTGGGAAAGCCTGGTGCGCCAGGACGTGCGCGCGCTTCTGGCCGGGATCCGCCACCCGACGCTCATCGTCCACGGCGCGAAGAGCCAGCTCTACGGCGCCGACACCGCCGACCATCTCGTCGCCGCGCTCCCGCAGGCGCACGCCGTCCGCTTCGAGGGATCGGGCCATGCGCCCCATCTCGAGGAACCCGATCTGTTCAACCGCACGCTCGAGGACTTTGCGGGGCGCCTGACGCGCGCCGCCTCGTCCCGGAATCCATGA
- a CDS encoding TonB-dependent receptor yields the protein MKTRHAWLYGTALAAVAAATPAVAQDQPAPVTDAAAPDQDSGAQDIIVTARRTSENLQRVPGSVSAFNAQALDRIQATDTTGLQGAVPNLNIVQGRGSSDATNIYIRGIGQPDALQTFDPAVGFYVDGVYYSRIRGTQLDLLDLERVEVLRGPQGTLYGKNTIGGAISVVTQRPGNEWHGSLTATVGNYGEFDLRGSVSGPISDTVSIGLAALHAEHGNYVDDQVLDRGYNNKNTEAYRARLAFTPSSRFRLDIIGDYTRDDAHLNVGQPLNPLTDLFGLPLLTLPTNPQDYDFTGRTTPTLPNSTKLRHWGLSANMVYDLTDALTLRSITAYRELKTDDYIDIDATQLEVGDVFVGVDQNQFSQEFQLNYNSGPLQAVAGLYYLREHIVSHQEAFADDLIGPLLGNATFLRTIDDNLVTDSYAAYINASYEIVPSLRLSLGARYTHENKDYFRTTSTFSSSPLLTSVAPFVFAPEDNWDNFSPMASIDYQIGRNAMIYARVARGFKSGGFNGRGNSLPEATEYDPETVTSYEAGIRSTIAGQLRLNLTGFYNDYKNFQARVAGTDTDSNGLPLPTLGVINAGVLHISGVELEASWTPVRGLLIDSQIGYLDANYKVFADDRFPNGSRAFQTPAFAPHWTMRFGGQYEADLGGSGHLIFGGQARYRSTQALAIDNTLIVGGVGTTTRIDGLFQGGYWLFDARVEWQSPSRRFSLGLYGQNLSDEVYKTDGQEFSSVGNIRTAYYGAPRTWFVRGTIRF from the coding sequence ATGAAGACCCGTCACGCCTGGCTTTACGGCACCGCGCTCGCCGCCGTCGCCGCCGCCACCCCCGCCGTCGCGCAGGATCAGCCGGCGCCGGTCACCGATGCCGCCGCGCCCGATCAGGACAGCGGCGCGCAGGACATCATCGTCACCGCCCGGCGCACCTCGGAAAATCTCCAGCGCGTCCCCGGCTCGGTGTCGGCGTTCAACGCGCAGGCGCTCGATCGAATCCAGGCGACCGACACGACCGGGCTCCAGGGCGCGGTGCCGAACCTCAACATCGTCCAGGGCCGCGGCTCGTCCGATGCGACCAACATCTACATCCGCGGCATCGGCCAGCCCGATGCGCTGCAGACCTTCGATCCGGCGGTCGGCTTCTACGTCGACGGCGTCTATTACAGCCGCATCCGCGGCACGCAGCTCGATCTGCTCGATCTCGAGCGGGTCGAGGTGCTGCGCGGCCCACAAGGGACGCTCTACGGCAAGAACACGATCGGCGGCGCGATCAGCGTCGTCACCCAGCGGCCGGGCAATGAATGGCATGGCAGCCTGACCGCCACGGTCGGCAATTATGGCGAGTTCGATCTGCGCGGCTCGGTCTCCGGCCCGATCAGCGACACGGTCTCGATCGGCCTTGCCGCGCTGCACGCCGAGCACGGCAATTATGTCGACGACCAGGTGCTCGACCGCGGCTACAACAACAAGAATACCGAGGCCTATCGCGCGCGCCTCGCCTTCACGCCGTCCAGCCGCTTCCGGCTCGACATCATCGGCGATTACACGCGCGACGACGCGCACCTCAATGTCGGGCAGCCGCTCAATCCGCTCACCGACCTCTTCGGGCTGCCGCTGCTCACGCTGCCGACCAATCCGCAGGATTACGACTTCACCGGCCGCACGACCCCGACGCTGCCCAATTCCACGAAGCTCCGGCACTGGGGCCTGTCGGCAAACATGGTCTACGATCTGACCGATGCGCTGACCTTGCGTTCGATCACCGCCTATCGCGAGCTCAAGACCGACGACTATATCGACATCGACGCGACCCAGCTCGAGGTCGGCGACGTCTTCGTGGGCGTTGACCAGAACCAGTTCAGCCAGGAATTCCAGCTCAACTACAACAGCGGCCCGCTCCAGGCCGTCGCCGGCCTCTATTATCTGCGCGAGCATATCGTCTCGCACCAGGAGGCGTTCGCGGACGATCTGATCGGTCCGCTGCTCGGCAACGCGACCTTCCTGCGCACGATCGACGATAATCTCGTCACCGACAGCTACGCGGCCTACATCAATGCGAGCTACGAGATCGTGCCGTCGCTGCGGCTGTCGCTCGGCGCGCGCTACACGCACGAGAACAAGGATTATTTCCGCACCACCTCGACCTTCTCGTCGAGCCCGCTATTGACCAGCGTCGCGCCCTTCGTCTTCGCGCCGGAGGACAATTGGGACAATTTCTCGCCGATGGCGTCGATCGATTACCAGATCGGCCGCAATGCGATGATCTACGCCCGCGTCGCGCGCGGCTTCAAGTCCGGCGGCTTCAACGGTCGCGGCAACAGCCTCCCCGAGGCGACCGAATATGATCCGGAGACGGTGACCTCCTACGAAGCCGGCATCCGCTCCACCATCGCCGGGCAGCTTCGCCTGAACCTGACCGGCTTCTACAATGATTACAAGAACTTCCAGGCACGTGTCGCCGGCACCGACACCGATTCCAACGGGCTTCCGCTGCCGACGCTGGGCGTCATCAACGCCGGTGTGCTGCACATCAGCGGCGTCGAGCTGGAGGCGTCCTGGACGCCGGTCCGCGGCCTGCTGATCGACAGCCAGATCGGCTATCTCGATGCGAATTACAAAGTGTTCGCCGACGATCGCTTCCCGAACGGCAGCCGCGCCTTCCAGACGCCGGCCTTCGCGCCGCACTGGACGATGCGCTTCGGCGGCCAGTACGAGGCCGATCTCGGCGGCAGCGGGCACCTCATCTTCGGCGGCCAGGCGCGCTACCGCTCGACCCAGGCGCTGGCGATCGACAACACGCTGATCGTCGGCGGGGTCGGCACGACGACGCGGATAGACGGGCTGTTCCAGGGCGGTTACTGGTTGTTCGACGCGCGCGTCGAATGGCAGAGCCCGAGCCGACGGTTCAGCCTCGGCCTCTATGGCCAGAATCTCAGCGATGAGGTGTACAAGACCGATGGCCAGGAATTCTCGTCGGTCGGCAACATTCGCACCGCTTATTACGGCGCGCCGCGCACCTGGTTCGTCCGGGGCACGATCCGCTTCTAG
- a CDS encoding spinster family MFS transporter, translating to MLLVVYIFNFLDRQILGILATPIKLDLQLSDTEFGAIGGLAFALLYSLLGLPLAFLADKTSRSAVIAGSLAVWSAFTGLCGIATGYWQLFLFRLGVGVGEAGGVAPSYALIADYFPPDRRARALAIYSLGIPIGLAGGTLLGAYIAAWVNWRTAFIAMGVAGLAFAPIFVRSVRDLHRAAPPASRAPVAAVFPLLARKPSFWLMSFAASFSSLCGYGLALWTPSVIMRSFGFDLITTGQFMASLLLIGGTAGVFAGGWFADRLGQGDRGWYAKLPAYAWLITCPTFAIGLLTPSPWIAWPLLLIPNALNILWLGPVTTAVQHLVPTHMRATASGSFLFINNLIGLGVGPLLMGAISDWLKTGYGTESLRYAAVSCLGFYILAALLALLSVRALRRDWVAEAPAG from the coding sequence ATGCTGCTCGTCGTCTATATCTTCAACTTCCTCGACCGGCAGATCCTCGGCATCCTGGCGACGCCGATCAAGCTCGATCTCCAGCTCAGCGATACCGAATTCGGCGCGATCGGCGGGCTCGCCTTCGCATTGCTCTATTCGCTGCTCGGCCTGCCGCTCGCCTTTCTCGCCGACAAGACCAGCCGAAGCGCGGTGATCGCGGGCAGCCTCGCCGTGTGGAGCGCCTTTACCGGCCTGTGCGGGATCGCGACCGGTTATTGGCAGCTTTTCCTGTTCAGGCTCGGCGTCGGGGTCGGCGAGGCGGGGGGAGTCGCGCCCTCCTATGCGCTGATCGCGGATTATTTCCCGCCCGATCGACGCGCGCGGGCGCTCGCCATCTATTCGCTCGGCATCCCGATCGGGCTTGCGGGCGGCACATTGCTCGGCGCCTATATCGCCGCCTGGGTGAATTGGCGCACGGCCTTCATCGCGATGGGCGTTGCGGGCCTGGCCTTCGCGCCGATCTTCGTCCGGAGCGTCAGGGATCTCCACCGGGCCGCGCCGCCGGCATCGCGGGCGCCCGTTGCCGCCGTCTTCCCCTTGCTCGCGCGCAAGCCGAGCTTCTGGCTGATGTCCTTCGCCGCCTCGTTCAGCTCGCTGTGCGGCTACGGCCTCGCGCTCTGGACGCCCTCGGTCATCATGCGAAGCTTCGGCTTCGATCTGATCACGACGGGCCAGTTCATGGCCTCATTGCTCCTGATCGGCGGCACCGCGGGCGTGTTCGCGGGGGGCTGGTTCGCGGACCGGCTCGGCCAGGGCGATCGCGGCTGGTATGCGAAGCTTCCGGCCTATGCCTGGCTGATCACCTGCCCGACCTTCGCGATCGGGTTGCTGACGCCATCGCCCTGGATCGCCTGGCCGCTGCTGCTCATCCCGAATGCGCTCAACATCCTGTGGCTCGGCCCGGTGACGACCGCCGTCCAGCATCTCGTCCCCACCCACATGCGCGCAACCGCCTCGGGGAGCTTCCTGTTCATCAACAATCTGATCGGCCTCGGCGTCGGGCCGCTGCTGATGGGCGCGATCTCGGATTGGCTGAAGACGGGGTACGGGACGGAATCGCTGCGCTACGCCGCCGTCTCCTGCCTCGGATTTTATATTCTCGCCGCGCTGCTCGCGCTGCTCAGCGTGCGCGCGCTCCGGCGCGACTGGGTCGCCGAGGCGCCGGCCGGCTAG
- a CDS encoding class II aldolase/adducin family protein, which produces MGRVEAIAESLAEAHALSTVEIPSLKGKVSEEEWKIRVDLAAAYRLVAHFGWDDLIFTHLSARVPGPDHHFLLNPYNLMFEEVTASSLVKVDTSGRAVDPTPFITNAAGFTIHSALHMAREDAQAVIHLHTPNGLAVSAHREGLLPLTQTAMLIRDEIAYHDYEGLAVDLDERDRIVADLGDKSAMILRNHGTLAFGETIGEAFLKIYFLERACEAQVKALSAGEADLNRPPQGAPEVTAQQGKASLKAGANMLAWPALLRKAYRLDPSFAT; this is translated from the coding sequence ATGGGACGTGTCGAAGCGATCGCGGAGAGCCTGGCGGAGGCCCATGCCCTGTCCACGGTCGAGATTCCTTCGCTCAAGGGCAAGGTGAGCGAGGAGGAGTGGAAAATCCGCGTCGATCTCGCCGCGGCCTACCGGCTGGTCGCGCATTTCGGCTGGGACGACCTCATCTTCACCCATTTGTCGGCGCGGGTGCCGGGGCCGGACCACCATTTCCTGCTCAACCCCTACAACCTCATGTTCGAGGAGGTGACGGCCTCTTCGCTGGTGAAGGTCGACACGAGCGGGCGGGCGGTCGATCCGACGCCGTTCATCACCAATGCGGCCGGCTTCACCATCCATTCGGCGCTGCACATGGCGCGCGAGGATGCGCAGGCCGTGATCCACCTGCACACGCCCAACGGCCTCGCCGTCTCGGCGCATCGCGAGGGCCTGCTGCCGCTGACGCAGACGGCGATGCTGATCCGCGACGAGATCGCCTATCACGATTATGAGGGGCTCGCGGTCGATCTGGACGAGCGCGACCGCATCGTCGCGGACCTTGGCGACAAGAGCGCGATGATCCTGCGCAATCACGGCACGCTCGCGTTCGGCGAGACGATCGGCGAGGCGTTCCTCAAGATCTATTTCCTGGAGCGCGCCTGCGAGGCGCAGGTGAAGGCGCTTTCGGCGGGCGAGGCCGACCTCAACCGTCCGCCGCAGGGCGCGCCCGAGGTGACGGCGCAACAGGGCAAGGCGAGCCTCAAGGCCGGCGCGAACATGCTGGCCTGGCCGGCCCTGCTGAGGAAGGCCTACCGGCTCGATCCGAGCTTCGCGACCTAG
- the maiA gene encoding maleylacetoacetate isomerase — protein MTQPILYDYWRSSACYRVRIALNLKGVAYEAAPVNLLADEQMADAYKDANPQGLVPALAIGGRVLTQSLAIVEWLDATHAEPKLIPADPDDRAHVMAMALAIACDIHPLNNLRVLKHLARLGIDQGARDDWYRHWIAEGFAGLEALAAPRAGRFLFGDAPSLADICLVPQMYNARRLETPLDAYPTLLRADAAATALDAFAAAHPDRVAPAAAKG, from the coding sequence ATGACCCAGCCGATCCTCTACGATTACTGGCGCTCTTCCGCCTGCTACCGGGTGCGCATCGCGCTCAACCTCAAGGGCGTGGCCTATGAGGCGGCGCCGGTGAACCTGCTCGCGGACGAGCAGATGGCGGACGCCTACAAGGACGCGAATCCGCAGGGGCTGGTGCCGGCGCTGGCGATCGGCGGGCGCGTGCTCACCCAGAGCCTCGCCATCGTGGAATGGCTCGACGCGACCCATGCCGAGCCGAAGCTGATCCCCGCCGATCCGGACGACCGCGCGCATGTGATGGCGATGGCGCTCGCCATTGCCTGCGACATCCACCCTCTGAACAACCTGCGCGTGCTCAAACATCTCGCCCGGCTCGGCATCGACCAGGGCGCGCGCGACGATTGGTATCGGCACTGGATCGCCGAGGGCTTCGCCGGGCTCGAGGCGCTGGCGGCGCCGCGCGCTGGGCGGTTCCTGTTCGGCGACGCGCCCAGCCTCGCCGACATCTGCCTGGTGCCGCAGATGTACAATGCGCGCCGGCTGGAGACGCCGCTCGACGCTTATCCGACCCTCTTGCGCGCCGATGCGGCCGCGACGGCGCTCGACGCCTTCGCCGCGGCCCATCCGGACAGGGTCGCGCCGGCGGCCGCGAAGGGCTAG
- a CDS encoding L,D-transpeptidase family protein, translating into MRWPGMYLRQSGRASAAISILAAGVALLGGCSGPTSPATGNGEAAAPAHWSEASARDLIAALRQAGRHGLDPDEYLRGISRATTPDARDTALNRAALAYAGALAHGRTDPTRLYRIYEIDRPDPGLAAGLAQARAANRIGAWLESLAPQDAEYRALSDAYVAATAAAHGERPAPIADGRAIRPGAADPRLPAIAAALAANGYVQAPATAPRRYTADLVAAVRQLQQDFGLSTTGVIGASTLAALNEGPFERARTLAVALERLRWLPRNPPATRIDVNTAATMLTYWRDGRAADVRRVVAGEPGRETPQLASPLFRLVANPTWTIPRSIQDEATRHGEDYLRRNHMSWKDGWLVQDSGPQNSLGLVKFDLQNDHAIYLHDTPAKQLFAEDDRHASHGCVRVFDALGFAAMIARDEGVLDEWNRARATGDETFVRLPHRIPVRLYYHTAFFDGGRVRYRLDSYGWDEDVAEALGLPRRPRPQHIPRQGDLGP; encoded by the coding sequence GTGCGTTGGCCCGGCATGTATCTGCGTCAAAGCGGGCGGGCGAGCGCCGCCATTTCGATCCTGGCGGCCGGCGTCGCGCTGCTGGGGGGCTGTTCCGGACCGACTTCGCCAGCGACCGGGAACGGCGAAGCGGCCGCGCCGGCGCACTGGTCCGAGGCCTCGGCCCGCGATCTCATCGCGGCCTTGCGGCAGGCCGGGCGGCATGGCCTCGATCCCGACGAATATCTGCGCGGAATTTCCCGAGCGACGACGCCGGACGCGCGCGACACGGCGCTGAACCGGGCGGCGCTGGCCTATGCCGGGGCGCTGGCCCACGGCCGGACCGATCCGACGCGGCTCTACCGGATTTACGAGATCGACCGCCCGGACCCCGGCCTTGCCGCAGGGCTTGCCCAGGCCCGCGCCGCGAACAGGATCGGCGCGTGGCTGGAAAGCCTGGCGCCGCAGGACGCCGAATATCGCGCGCTTTCCGACGCCTATGTCGCGGCGACGGCGGCGGCGCATGGCGAGCGGCCGGCGCCGATCGCGGACGGGCGGGCGATCCGCCCCGGCGCCGCCGATCCGCGCCTCCCGGCCATTGCGGCTGCACTCGCCGCCAACGGTTATGTCCAGGCTCCGGCCACCGCGCCGCGGCGCTACACGGCCGATCTGGTCGCCGCAGTGCGCCAGCTTCAGCAGGATTTCGGCCTTTCGACCACGGGCGTGATCGGCGCATCCACCCTCGCCGCGCTCAACGAAGGACCGTTCGAGCGCGCCCGGACGCTGGCGGTGGCGCTGGAGCGGCTGCGCTGGCTGCCGCGCAACCCGCCGGCGACCCGGATCGACGTCAATACCGCCGCGACCATGCTCACCTATTGGCGCGATGGCCGCGCGGCCGATGTCCGCCGCGTCGTCGCCGGCGAGCCGGGCCGGGAGACGCCGCAGCTCGCCTCGCCGCTCTTCCGCCTCGTCGCCAACCCGACCTGGACGATCCCGCGATCGATCCAGGACGAGGCGACGCGGCACGGCGAGGATTATCTCCGTCGCAATCACATGAGCTGGAAGGACGGCTGGCTGGTCCAGGATTCGGGGCCGCAAAATTCACTCGGCCTGGTCAAGTTCGATCTTCAGAACGACCACGCCATCTATCTGCACGACACCCCGGCGAAGCAGCTCTTCGCGGAGGATGATCGCCACGCCAGCCACGGCTGCGTCCGCGTCTTCGACGCGCTCGGTTTTGCGGCGATGATCGCCCGCGACGAGGGCGTGCTCGACGAATGGAACCGCGCCCGCGCCACCGGAGACGAGACCTTCGTGCGGCTCCCGCATCGGATCCCGGTGCGGCTCTACTACCACACCGCCTTTTTCGATGGCGGACGCGTGCGTTACCGGCTCGACAGCTATGGCTGGGACGAGGATGTCGCCGAAGCGCTCGGCCTGCCCCGCCGCCCGCGACCGCAGCATATCCCGCGCCAGGGCGACCTCGGGCCTTAG